Below is a genomic region from [Limnothrix rosea] IAM M-220.
ATTTAATCAAACGTCAGTTATGGATAAGCATGTAGCCAAAATTCTCTAGAGAAAAAGAGACACGCAGAGGGAAAGACACGGGGAAGGAACAAAAATTTGCATTTTTTGAAAGCTAGTAGGATTGGTTACATAGCAACATCTCCCTATCCCTCGCTCTCCCATGCACCGCGTCCTATTTCCGAGCATGCTTAAGCAAAACTCACATTAATCAAGGCTAAAATGTCTTAGCTCTCACAGTGAATGACACAATGACAGAAGCGAATGTATTGAAACGAGATTTTGTGTTGAATACCTTGGTGCAGCGTTTAGATAGTATTCAGCAAATGGGAGTTAAACATTTAGCTTTGTTTGGTTCTGTTGCGCGTGATGAAGCAGATACGGAAAGTGATTTAGATTTTTTGGTGGAGTTTGAAGCAGAGTTGACCTTCGACCTCTATATGGATTTAAAGTTTTTTCTAGAGAATCTATTTCAACGAAAGGTTGATTTAGTTATTAAAGAAGACCTGAAACCTCAACTTAAAGACTCTATTCTTCAGCAGGCTATTTATGTCGCGTAGTCTTTCGCTTTATCTCACGGATATTCTGACCAGCATCGCAAAAATTCAAAGTTATGCTGAGGGATTGAGCTATGAAGAGTTATGTGATGATGAACGCACTCTAGATGCAATTGCCCACAATTTACAGATTATTGGTGAAGCCACAAAACAAATACCTGACTCAATCCGTACAAAATATCCAGAAATTGAATGGCAGAAGATTGCGGGGTTGAGGGACATCATTGCTCACACTTATTTCAAAGTGAATCCTAAAATTATCTGGAGTATTATCCAAACTAAATTAGCGCCCCTCCAAAACTGTGTTCTGAGAATAAGTGAGCAAGAAATATTTTAAAATCGCCCCATCTTTCCCTACGAAATCTACAGCTCTGTAGAATGTGTTAGCGAAGCGTAACGCATCAACATCCAACAGACAAAAGGTGCGTTACATTTCATTAACGCACCCTACAAAAACTAACTTACTAATCACTAAGGATTGAGCCAGTCACGATCTGGACGGGTAATTAAACGTGCA
It encodes:
- a CDS encoding nucleotidyltransferase family protein, yielding MTEANVLKRDFVLNTLVQRLDSIQQMGVKHLALFGSVARDEADTESDLDFLVEFEAELTFDLYMDLKFFLENLFQRKVDLVIKEDLKPQLKDSILQQAIYVA
- a CDS encoding DUF86 domain-containing protein, giving the protein MSRSLSLYLTDILTSIAKIQSYAEGLSYEELCDDERTLDAIAHNLQIIGEATKQIPDSIRTKYPEIEWQKIAGLRDIIAHTYFKVNPKIIWSIIQTKLAPLQNCVLRISEQEIF